One part of the Tachyglossus aculeatus isolate mTacAcu1 chromosome 26, mTacAcu1.pri, whole genome shotgun sequence genome encodes these proteins:
- the POU2F2 gene encoding LOW QUALITY PROTEIN: POU domain, class 2, transcription factor 2 (The sequence of the model RefSeq protein was modified relative to this genomic sequence to represent the inferred CDS: deleted 1 base in 1 codon) translates to MSKPLEVEKPRLDSQLDPPDTERNGPEANHQNPPVKAAPFSPSPTGPGAKIKAEDSSGDPAPAAPPPPQPAQPHLPQAQLMLAGSQLAGDIQQLLQLQQLVLVPGHHLQSPAQFLLPQAQQSQQGLLPTPNLFQLPQQSQGALLTPPTRTGLPTQAVTRPGLPEPHLSHPQPAKCLEPPAHPEEPSDLEELEQFARTFKQRRIKLGFTQGDVGLAMGKLYGNDFSQTTISRFEALNLSFKNMCKLKPLLEKWLNDAETMSVDSSLPSPNQLSSPSLGFDGLPGRRRKKRTSIETNVRFALEKSFLANQKPTSEEILLIAEQLHMEKEVIRVWFCNRRQKEKRINPCSAAPVLPSPGKPASYGPHLVAPQGGGGTLPMSQASSSLSTTVTTLSSTVGTLHSNRTGGGGGGGGGPATPLNSIPSVTPPPPAPSNSTNPSPQGGHSAIGLSGLNPSTGSTMLGVSPALISNNPLATIQALASGGTLPLTSLDASGNLVLGAAGGGSGSPGLVTSSLFLNHAGLPLLSAPPAVGLVSAAAAAVAASISKSPGLSSSSSSSSSSSSSSSSSSSSSSCSEAAAQTPGGAEAGAKPE, encoded by the exons ATGTCTAAACCCCTGGAGGTAGAGAAGCCGCGCCTGGACTCGCAACTGGATCCCCCAG ATACCGAAAGAAATGGACCCGAAGCCAACCACCAG aaCCCCCCAGTCAAGGCCGCCCCATTCAGCCCGTCCCCCACCGGCCCCGGTGCCAAG ATCAAGGCCGAAGACTCCAGCGGTGACCCGGCCCCTgcggcccctccgccccctcaGCCGGCCCAGCCCCACCTGCCCCAGGCTCAGCTCATGCTGGCGGGTAGCCAGCTGGCCGGG GACATTCAACAGCTCCTCCAGCTCCAGCAGCTTGTCCTGGTCCCGGGGCACCACCTCCAGTCTCCCGCACAGTTCCTGCTGCCGCAGGCCCAGCAAAGCCAGCAAG gtcTGCTACCGACGCCAAATCTGTTCCAGCTACCTCAGCAAAGCCAGGGGGCCCTTCTGACCCCCCCGACCCGGACAGGCCTCCCCACCCAG GCAGTGACCCGCCCTGGGCTGCCCGAGCCGCACCTCTCGCACCCGCAGCCGGCCAAATGCCTggagccccccgcccaccccgagGAGCCCAGCGACCTGGAGGAGCTGGAGCAGTTCGCCCGAACCTTCAAACAACGGCGCATCAAGCTGGGATTCACTCAG ggCGACGTGGGGCTGGCCATGGGCAAGCTGTATGGCAACGACTTCAGCCAGACCACCATTTCCCGCTTCGAGGCCCTCAACCTGAGCTTCAAGAACATGTGCAAGCTCAAGCCCCTCCTGGAGAAATGGCTCAACGATGCAG AGACCATGTCTGTGGACTCCAGCCTGCCCAGCCCCAACCAGCTGAGCAGTCCCAGCCTGGGCTTCGACGGGCTCCCGGGCCGGAGGCGCAAGAAGAGGACCAGCATCGAAACCAACGTCCGCTTCGCCTTAGAGAAGAGCTTTCTCGCG AACCAGAAGCCTACCTCAGAGGAGATCCTGCTCATCGCCGAGCAGCTGCACATGGAGAAGGAGGTCATTCGCGTCTGGTTCTGCAACCGGCGCCAGAAGGAGAAACGCATCAACCCCTGCAGTGCCGCCCCTGTGCTGCCCAGCCCGGGCAAGCCAGCCAGCTACGGCCCCCACCTG GTGGCACCCCAGGGTGGTGGGGGGACCCTGCCGATGTCCCAGGCTTCCAGCAGTCTGAGCACAACAG TTACTACCTTATCCTCCACCGTGGGCACCCTGCACTCCAACAGgacgggcggcgggggcggcggcgggggtggCCCCGCCACCCCCCTCAACTCCATCCCCTCCGttacccctccgccccccgccccctccaacaGCACAAACCCCAGCCCCCAAGGGGGCCACTCGGCCATCGGCTTGTCAGGCCTGAACCCCAGCACAGG AAGCACAATGCTGGGGGTGAGCCCAGCTCTAATTAGCAACAACCCTCTGGCCACCATCCAAG CCCTGGCCTCTGGTGGCACGCTGCCCCTTACCAGCCTTGACGCCAGCGGGAACCTGGTGCTGGGGGCCGCGGGGGGCGGCTCCGGGAGCCCGGGGCTCGTCACCTCATCCCTCTTCCTCAACCACGCCGGGCTGCCCCTGCTCAGCGCCCCGCCGGCCGTCGGTCTcgtctccgccgccgccgccgccgtggcCGCCTCCATCTCCAAATCGccaggcctctcctcctcctcctcttcctcctcctcctcctcgtcctcctcctcttcctcctcctcctcctcctcctgcagcgAGGCTGCTGCACAGACCCCA GGGGGGGCCGAGGCAGGAGCCAAGCCAGAGTGA